A genomic segment from Bacillus cereus G9842 encodes:
- a CDS encoding formate/nitrite transporter family protein, whose product MAFHKPEQIAELVIEAGVQKVRQTLPAMLILGFLGGAFIAIGFLLNIRVLGNLPERWGSLVNVLGGAVFPVGLMLVVLAGGELITGNMMSLSMALYAKKITLISVLNNWVWITLMNFIGAIFVAYCFGHLGGLTEGEYLNKTVAIAEGKLHESFGRTLILAIGCNWLVCLALWLAYGTSDFVGKIIGIWIPIMAFVVIGFQQVVANMFVISAVIFAGHLTWMDLAKNFVPVFIGNVIGGAGFVGFAYFACYQKQHSNMK is encoded by the coding sequence ATGGCATTTCATAAGCCGGAACAAATTGCTGAGCTTGTCATTGAGGCCGGTGTTCAAAAAGTAAGACAGACATTGCCAGCGATGCTTATTCTCGGTTTTTTAGGAGGAGCGTTTATTGCGATAGGTTTTTTACTTAACATTCGAGTTTTAGGGAATTTACCTGAGCGCTGGGGGAGTCTAGTGAATGTTTTAGGAGGAGCGGTATTTCCTGTTGGACTTATGCTCGTAGTATTAGCAGGAGGAGAATTAATTACGGGAAATATGATGTCACTGTCTATGGCGCTTTATGCAAAGAAAATTACATTGATAAGTGTACTGAATAACTGGGTTTGGATTACTCTCATGAATTTTATTGGGGCAATTTTCGTTGCGTATTGCTTTGGACATCTTGGCGGATTAACAGAGGGAGAGTATTTAAATAAAACAGTAGCGATAGCGGAAGGGAAGTTACATGAATCATTTGGAAGAACTTTAATTTTAGCAATTGGTTGTAATTGGCTCGTTTGTCTTGCTCTTTGGCTCGCTTACGGGACGAGTGATTTTGTCGGAAAAATCATCGGAATTTGGATTCCAATTATGGCATTTGTAGTGATTGGATTTCAGCAAGTAGTAGCAAATATGTTTGTCATTTCCGCTGTTATTTTTGCTGGTCATCTAACGTGGATGGATTTGGCTAAAAATTTTGTTCCTGTTTTTATCGGAAATGTAATTGGAGGAGCTGGGTTTGTTGGTTTTGCTTACTTTGCTTGTTATCAGAAACAACATTCTAATATGAAATAG
- a CDS encoding molybdopterin-synthase adenylyltransferase MoeB, with the protein MADRYSRQQLFKPIGSKGQEKIRNKHVLIVGAGALGSASAESFVRAGVGKLTIIDRDYVEWSNLQRQQLYSEQDAREKMPKAIAAKNRLEQINSEVQIHAFVMDATSENMEGLLKNVDVIIDATDNFDIRFVINDLSQKHNIPWVYGSCVGSYGMSYTIIPQETPCLHCMLKNIPVTGVTCDTAGIISPTVQIVAAYQLAEALKILVEDFSAIRKTFFMFDIWSNQNHFIKLGEIKTDACLSCGLNRTYPYLSYENQTKAAVLCGRNTVQIRTVDNRKYNFDDIEKVLQKLGKVDRNPYLLSCQFDDYRVVVFRDGRVFIHGTNDISKAKQLYYRVFG; encoded by the coding sequence ATGGCTGATCGGTATTCACGACAACAGTTGTTCAAACCAATTGGGAGTAAAGGACAAGAAAAAATTCGAAATAAACATGTGTTAATTGTAGGGGCAGGCGCATTAGGAAGTGCAAGTGCCGAAAGTTTCGTACGTGCAGGTGTTGGCAAGTTGACGATTATTGATCGTGACTACGTTGAATGGAGTAATTTACAAAGGCAACAATTGTACTCTGAACAAGATGCGAGAGAGAAAATGCCGAAAGCAATTGCTGCAAAAAATCGGTTAGAACAAATTAATTCGGAAGTACAAATACATGCTTTCGTAATGGATGCAACTTCAGAAAATATGGAAGGTCTATTAAAAAATGTAGATGTAATCATTGATGCAACAGATAATTTTGATATTCGATTTGTAATAAATGATTTATCACAAAAACATAATATTCCTTGGGTATATGGTTCTTGCGTTGGATCGTATGGTATGAGTTATACAATTATTCCGCAAGAGACACCGTGTTTACATTGTATGCTGAAAAATATTCCTGTTACAGGTGTGACATGTGATACCGCTGGAATTATTAGCCCGACTGTTCAAATCGTCGCAGCATATCAATTGGCAGAAGCACTCAAAATTTTAGTGGAAGATTTCTCAGCAATTAGAAAAACATTTTTCATGTTTGATATATGGAGTAATCAAAATCATTTTATAAAATTAGGGGAAATAAAAACAGACGCTTGTCTCTCATGCGGTTTGAATCGAACTTATCCTTATTTATCATACGAAAATCAAACGAAAGCAGCTGTTTTATGCGGAAGAAATACAGTTCAAATTAGAACAGTAGACAATAGGAAATACAATTTTGATGATATAGAAAAAGTATTACAAAAACTGGGGAAAGTAGATCGGAATCCGTATTTACTATCTTGCCAATTCGATGATTACCGCGTGGTTGTTTTTCGAGATGGTCGTGTTTTTATTCATGGTACAAATGATATTTCGAAAGCGAAACAACTATATTATCGCGTATTCGGTTAA
- a CDS encoding P-loop NTPase, giving the protein MLTQEQIINALKHVEDPELHKSVVELNMVRNIQMNGTEVKLEVVLTIQGCPLKAKIQQDIEESLHAIGASKVDVTFGSMTQEERAALTEKLKKNSRTETGMPSMLRLDSGVRFITVTSGKGGVGKSTVTINLATALARMGKKVGILDADIYGFSIPAMMETNKKPTMIDQTAIPVVSHGVKIMSMGFFTEGNNPVMWRGPMLNKWIQNFLANTHWGELDYLLLDLPPGTGDVAIDVAAMIPQAQEIIVTTPHNVASFVASRVGVMAKHTKHEILGIVENMAYYEEQDGSKNYLFGKGGGEMLAEQLQTEVIAQIPFAKREENNGSSVYDEDSLVGEVFTSLAEDIIYRG; this is encoded by the coding sequence ATGCTTACTCAAGAACAAATAATAAATGCATTAAAACATGTAGAGGATCCAGAGTTACACAAAAGTGTTGTAGAATTAAATATGGTTAGAAATATACAAATGAACGGAACAGAGGTTAAACTTGAAGTAGTACTAACAATACAAGGTTGTCCGTTAAAAGCAAAAATTCAACAAGATATTGAAGAATCACTTCACGCAATTGGTGCCTCTAAAGTGGATGTAACATTTGGTTCTATGACACAAGAAGAACGTGCAGCTTTAACAGAGAAGTTAAAGAAAAATAGTAGAACAGAAACTGGTATGCCGAGCATGCTTCGCCTTGATTCAGGAGTACGGTTTATTACTGTAACGAGTGGAAAAGGTGGAGTTGGAAAATCAACGGTGACAATTAATCTTGCAACTGCACTAGCTCGTATGGGCAAAAAAGTGGGGATATTAGATGCAGACATATATGGTTTTAGTATTCCAGCTATGATGGAAACGAATAAGAAACCAACGATGATTGATCAAACAGCAATTCCGGTCGTTAGTCACGGTGTTAAAATTATGTCGATGGGATTTTTTACGGAAGGAAATAACCCGGTTATGTGGCGCGGACCGATGTTAAATAAATGGATTCAAAATTTCCTTGCGAATACGCACTGGGGAGAATTAGATTATTTACTTCTTGATTTACCACCTGGTACAGGAGATGTTGCTATTGATGTTGCAGCAATGATCCCGCAGGCGCAAGAAATTATCGTTACAACACCACACAATGTAGCTTCGTTCGTAGCATCTAGAGTAGGAGTTATGGCAAAGCATACGAAACACGAGATTTTAGGGATTGTAGAAAATATGGCTTATTATGAAGAGCAAGATGGATCGAAAAACTATCTCTTCGGAAAAGGTGGCGGCGAAATGCTTGCAGAACAATTGCAAACAGAAGTGATCGCGCAAATACCTTTTGCAAAACGAGAAGAAAATAACGGTTCATCTGTATATGATGAAGACTCTCTTGTAGGAGAAGTGTTTACATCGTTAGCTGAGGATATTATTTATAGAGGATAG
- the fdhD gene encoding formate dehydrogenase accessory sulfurtransferase FdhD: MKPIQVEREIFRYEQEVFKHIEDSIVTEFPVTIKMNGQEFVTMVSTPEYIEDMVIGFLASEGIIRKYEDIDSVWVQEKEGFVHVTTTKVSPYYEQMQNKRYITSCCGMSRQGFVFANDALSAKKMKGVHVQVAADDCFRLMKEMQQSADTFHHTGGVHNAALCDVNGIILSRMDIGRHNALDKIYGYCLKNDISIKDKIIVFSGRISSEILLKVAKIGCEIILSKSAPTELALQLAEDLGITTIGFIRNHSLNVYTHPERVLNIK; the protein is encoded by the coding sequence GTGAAACCGATACAGGTAGAAAGAGAAATCTTTCGTTATGAACAAGAGGTATTTAAGCATATAGAGGACAGCATTGTAACAGAGTTTCCTGTCACCATTAAAATGAACGGACAGGAGTTTGTTACAATGGTTAGTACTCCAGAATATATAGAAGATATGGTAATAGGCTTCTTAGCATCTGAAGGAATCATTCGAAAGTATGAAGATATTGATAGTGTATGGGTGCAGGAGAAAGAAGGATTTGTACATGTAACAACGACAAAAGTAAGTCCGTATTATGAACAAATGCAAAATAAACGATATATTACGTCTTGTTGTGGTATGAGTAGGCAAGGATTTGTTTTTGCAAATGATGCACTAAGTGCAAAAAAGATGAAGGGTGTCCATGTACAGGTTGCTGCCGATGATTGTTTTCGGTTAATGAAAGAAATGCAGCAATCTGCGGATACGTTTCATCATACTGGCGGGGTTCATAATGCAGCTTTATGTGATGTGAATGGTATTATTTTAAGCCGAATGGATATTGGTAGGCATAATGCACTAGACAAAATTTACGGTTATTGTTTAAAAAACGATATTTCTATAAAAGATAAAATCATTGTTTTTAGTGGTCGTATTTCTTCGGAAATATTATTGAAAGTTGCAAAAATCGGTTGTGAAATTATACTATCAAAATCAGCTCCAACTGAGTTAGCTTTGCAACTAGCGGAAGATTTAGGTATTACGACAATAGGATTTATTCGTAATCACTCCTTAAATGTGTATACCCATCCAGAGCGTGTTTTAAATATAAAATAA
- the moaD gene encoding molybdopterin converting factor subunit 1 — MITILLFANLREEVGLDQLIISEKQEMTVGQLKEWLKDSYHLQSLDTVMVAINEEFVTNEEMIKVGDIVALIPPVSGG, encoded by the coding sequence ATGATTACAATTTTATTGTTTGCAAATTTGCGTGAGGAAGTCGGATTGGATCAATTAATAATTTCAGAAAAACAAGAAATGACTGTTGGGCAATTAAAAGAATGGTTGAAAGATAGTTATCATTTGCAATCCTTGGATACAGTAATGGTTGCAATTAATGAAGAGTTTGTAACGAATGAAGAGATGATAAAAGTAGGAGATATAGTCGCATTAATCCCGCCCGTTAGCGGAGGGTAA
- the moaE gene encoding molybdopterin synthase catalytic subunit MoaE gives MGQVLFEIVDNPILVEEVTNKVARREVGAITTFIGTVRELTKGKRTLHLEYEAYKPMAVKQLMRIGEEISERWPDAKVAITHRVGRLEIMDIAVVIAVSSPHRKVAYEANEYAIERIKRIVPIWKKEFREDGTMWVGDQLENTPYPEGKPKKEE, from the coding sequence ATGGGACAAGTGTTATTTGAGATTGTAGATAATCCGATTTTAGTTGAAGAAGTAACGAATAAAGTCGCAAGAAGGGAAGTGGGTGCGATTACAACATTTATTGGTACCGTGAGAGAACTTACAAAAGGAAAACGAACGCTACATTTAGAGTATGAAGCATATAAACCGATGGCAGTAAAACAACTTATGAGAATTGGTGAAGAAATTAGTGAAAGATGGCCGGATGCAAAAGTAGCAATTACGCACCGTGTAGGGCGGCTAGAAATCATGGATATTGCGGTAGTCATTGCAGTTTCATCACCGCATCGTAAAGTAGCTTATGAAGCGAATGAGTACGCGATTGAACGTATAAAACGAATCGTTCCAATTTGGAAAAAAGAATTTCGGGAAGATGGAACGATGTGGGTTGGAGATCAACTTGAAAACACACCATATCCAGAAGGAAAACCAAAGAAGGAAGAATGA
- a CDS encoding molybdopterin molybdotransferase MoeA has product MERRVPITVEEAVRKVMGFADKGLKELLPIELAYGRILAEDLIADHDVPSFNRSPYDGFAIRAEDTNLASYETPIVFEVVGESGAGSLFHEKVGPFQAVRIMTGAQIPNGCDAVVMLELTRQYEKNGNNYMEVKRSFKKGDNISFQGEDARKGTVLAKKGSYINPGISALLATFGYSEVPVARKPVIGLLATGSELLDVDDSLQPGKIRNSNTYMILSQIRRAGGRVKYFGKFSDDFNTCFTAVKEALGQVDMLITTGGVSVGDYDYLPAIYEKLGASVLFNKVAMRPGSVTTVAQLNGKLLFGLSGNPSACYVGFELFVRPCIRAYMFSEKVHLKREKALLGEDFLKPNPFTRFVRAKLQYDEGKLIAYPSGFDKSSSVSSLAESNVFIVLPGGTRGYKKDMFVDVLLLEDNEGSEWPWTFHKVRGGSNGTSVI; this is encoded by the coding sequence ATGGAAAGAAGAGTGCCAATTACGGTTGAAGAAGCTGTTCGTAAAGTGATGGGATTTGCTGATAAAGGCTTAAAGGAGCTATTACCAATTGAATTAGCTTATGGACGTATATTAGCAGAGGATTTAATAGCTGACCATGATGTACCGTCATTTAATCGTTCGCCGTATGACGGATTTGCTATTCGAGCAGAAGATACTAATTTAGCAAGTTATGAAACGCCAATTGTATTTGAAGTAGTGGGTGAAAGTGGTGCAGGATCGCTATTCCATGAGAAAGTAGGTCCGTTTCAAGCAGTTCGAATTATGACGGGAGCACAAATTCCGAATGGGTGTGATGCGGTTGTTATGTTAGAGCTGACTCGTCAATATGAGAAGAATGGCAACAATTATATGGAAGTGAAGCGATCATTCAAAAAGGGCGACAATATTTCTTTTCAAGGTGAAGATGCTCGTAAAGGAACGGTTCTTGCAAAGAAAGGATCGTACATTAATCCAGGTATTTCAGCTCTTCTTGCTACATTCGGTTATAGTGAAGTGCCAGTTGCGAGAAAGCCTGTAATTGGACTGTTAGCGACTGGGAGTGAATTGCTTGATGTCGATGATTCATTACAGCCAGGGAAAATCCGAAATAGTAATACGTATATGATATTGTCTCAAATTCGAAGAGCAGGCGGCAGAGTAAAATATTTTGGGAAGTTTAGTGATGATTTTAATACATGTTTTACAGCTGTGAAAGAAGCGCTTGGGCAAGTGGATATGTTAATTACAACGGGCGGTGTATCAGTAGGAGATTACGATTATTTACCAGCTATTTACGAAAAGTTAGGTGCCTCTGTTCTTTTCAATAAAGTTGCAATGCGGCCAGGGAGTGTTACGACTGTAGCACAATTAAATGGCAAGTTATTATTTGGTTTATCAGGAAATCCATCAGCTTGTTATGTAGGGTTTGAATTATTCGTAAGACCGTGTATTCGGGCGTATATGTTTAGTGAAAAAGTACATTTAAAAAGAGAAAAAGCGTTATTAGGAGAAGATTTTCTAAAACCGAATCCATTTACAAGATTTGTACGAGCGAAATTGCAATATGATGAGGGGAAATTAATAGCTTATCCATCAGGTTTTGATAAATCTAGCTCAGTTTCCTCATTGGCAGAATCAAACGTGTTTATCGTATTGCCGGGCGGGACAAGAGGATATAAAAAAGATATGTTTGTCGATGTTCTTTTATTAGAAGATAACGAAGGTAGTGAATGGCCTTGGACATTTCATAAAGTGAGAGGTGGTTCTAATGGGACAAGTGTTATTTGA
- the moaA gene encoding GTP 3',8-cyclase MoaA yields MKSVTLDKLQRPLKDLRISVTDRCNFRCRYCMPEEIFGPDYSFLSNDKILSFDEIERITRIFVSLGVRKLRITGGEPLLRRGLPKLIERLHKIDGVEDIGLTTNGSLLKKFAPDLYKAGLSRVTVSLDSLEEERFFYLNGNRSKVQRVLEGIQAAAEVGMKIKINMVVQKGKNEQDILQMAQYFKENKHILRFIEYMDVGNYNGWDLKEVVSKQEIVDTIHQVMPLERIEANYSGEVATRYRYIGSDEEIGIISSVTDSFCLSCTRARISAEGKLYTCLFASKGNDLRELLRSEHTDEDITDVVRDIWNNREDRYSDERLNHKNKNTIPKIEMSHIGG; encoded by the coding sequence ATGAAATCAGTTACATTAGACAAGTTGCAACGTCCGTTAAAGGATTTACGTATTTCAGTTACTGATCGCTGTAATTTTCGCTGTCGATATTGTATGCCAGAAGAAATATTTGGTCCTGATTACTCGTTTTTGTCTAATGACAAAATTTTATCTTTTGATGAAATTGAAAGGATAACACGTATTTTCGTTTCTTTAGGTGTGAGAAAATTACGGATTACAGGCGGAGAACCGTTACTTAGAAGAGGGCTTCCAAAGCTTATTGAGCGGCTTCATAAAATAGATGGTGTAGAAGATATCGGTTTAACAACCAATGGATCGTTACTTAAAAAATTTGCTCCTGATTTATATAAGGCGGGACTATCACGTGTAACAGTTAGCTTAGATTCCTTAGAAGAAGAGCGGTTTTTCTATTTAAATGGTAATAGGAGCAAAGTGCAAAGGGTTCTGGAAGGAATACAGGCTGCAGCTGAAGTTGGAATGAAAATTAAAATAAACATGGTCGTTCAAAAGGGAAAAAACGAACAGGACATTTTGCAGATGGCGCAATACTTTAAGGAAAACAAGCATATTCTTCGTTTTATTGAGTATATGGACGTTGGAAATTATAATGGTTGGGATTTAAAAGAGGTCGTCTCTAAACAAGAAATAGTAGATACGATTCATCAAGTTATGCCGTTAGAACGGATAGAAGCAAATTATTCTGGTGAAGTGGCTACTAGGTATCGTTATATAGGAAGCGACGAGGAAATAGGTATTATTTCATCGGTAACAGATTCTTTTTGCTTATCATGTACGAGAGCTCGTATTTCTGCAGAAGGAAAATTATATACTTGCTTATTTGCTTCTAAAGGAAATGATTTAAGAGAATTGCTTCGTTCTGAACATACAGATGAGGACATTACAGATGTAGTACGCGATATATGGAATAATAGGGAAGATCGTTATTCAGATGAACGCTTAAATCATAAAAATAAGAATACAATACCTAAAATTGAAATGTCACATATCGGTGGTTAA